From one Lotus japonicus ecotype B-129 chromosome 3, LjGifu_v1.2 genomic stretch:
- the LOC130744948 gene encoding zinc finger protein CONSTANS-LIKE 1-like produces the protein MVVEMQKCVLCKVPARTFCEPERASLCWDCDAKVHGANFLAARHSRILLCHACRSPTPWRASGARLNSTTVSVCDDCAAGEEEEEEDVSEGGNDEEVDTEDGDVDGDGVGDIQVVPWSSTTTPPPAASSSSGEWSLACTSKCNDNNIDVDDSVSEPLTTTVSLKRQRENDDAVDRDLQVSFKFLSQFLWF, from the coding sequence ATGGTGGTGGAGATGCAGAAGTGTGTGCTGTGCAAGGTTCCAGCGAGGACGTTCTGTGAGCCGGAGCGGGCGAGTTTGTGTTGGGACTGCGACGCCAAGGTTCACGGTGCCAACTTCCTGGCCGCGCGGCACTCCAGGATCCTTCTCTGCCACGCGTGCCGCTCTCCCACGCCGTGGAGAGCCTCCGGCGCCAGGCTCAACAGCACCACCGTCTCCGTCTGCGATGATTGCGCCGccggagaagaggaagaggaagaggatgtgAGCGAAGGAGGCAATGACGAAGAAGTAGACACGGAGGACGGCGATGTTGACGGTGACGGCGTCGGAGACATTCAGGTCGTGCCTTGGTCCTCGACGACGACGCCTCCACCGGCGGCGAGTTCCTCCAGCGGCGAATGGTCGTTGGCTTGCACCAGTAAGTGCAACGACAACAACATAGACGTAGACGATTCTGTTTCTGAACCGTTAACGACAACAGTCTCGTTGAAACGACAGCGTGAGAACGATGATGCTGTCGATCGTGATCTCCAGGTTTCTTTTAAATTCCTTAGTCAATTTCTTTGGTTTTGA